Genomic DNA from Thermodesulfobacteriota bacterium:
CGGCAAGGCGGTGACCTCGGGGAGCCACCCCGTCCACTTCACCGTGCCGCGCGGTCCCGTTCTGCTGGACGACCACGCGTCCGCGGGCTGCTACCAGTGCCACAACAGCGTGGTGGCGGCCGACCACGCGGCCGGATGCGGCGACTGCCATCCGAGTTACTTCGACGGTGCCGCCACTATCATGGGAGGCGCGATCGGCCCGGGTGCCTCCAATCCCACCCCCACCCACGTGGATCTCAAGGTTGACTTCGGCAACACCGTGCAGACCACCGCCACCCAGTCGGTGCTGGGCACGACCGCACCGGCGGGGGCCCCGGACGCCACGAGCACCGACCGCTGTAACAACTGCCACTCCACGGCCTCGATCCCCGCGGTGGGCGTCGGGACCGTGCTCGCCAAGGCGAACTGGGCGAGCGCCGCGTACGAGCTTCCGTGCCTCACGTGCCACAACGCGGCGGACCCGGCGACGCGCAACGCGGACGGCTCCGGCGTCCTCGCTCCCCCCAAGGACACCCACTACGCCACCCGCGGCCACGGGCTCGCGACGGGTTCACGCTACCCATGGTCCTCCAACCGCTCCGGGGCCGGGGCCGCGTGCAGCGACTGCCACGCCACGGCAGCCGCCCACATCTCGGGAACCCTGGGCGACACCGACCGCCTCGGTACCGCGGGCAACGCGCTGTGCAACGGGTGCCACGACGGAAGCGGCTCGGGATCGGCAGTGAGCCAGGTCTCCACCCACGCCAACACTTCCACCACGATGACCAGCACCTATCAGCCGCAGCGGGCGTCGTTCCAGCTCAACTGCGCCGAGTGCCACGACGTGCACGGATCCGAGAACATCTTCATGATCGCGGCTCCGTCCCTGGACGGGCCCCTGGTCGCGCCGCGCCTCTACAGCGGCTCCGAGAACCTGAGCACCCTTCTGTACCGGGGGACCGTCTCCTTCCTGGACGACTCCGTCGGCACGAGCACGACGGTGGGCGCCGGGTACGCCAACCCCACCGTGGGAAACGGTAGCTTCGCGAGCTGGATCTGCCAGGCGTGTCACACGCAGACGGTGCACTTCCAGTACGACTCGAACGACGGGCACGTGAACACCGACTGCATCCTGTGCCACAAGCACGACTTCGACGGGACCTTCGGGACGACCAGCCAGGACGGCTTCATGCCCTCGGGCTGCAACGGCTGCCACGGGTACCCGCCGGTGCGGCCGGGCGAGGAGGGCGGCAACCCCGACTATCTGGCCGAGAACTACCCCGGCGGCGGCGGGTTCCACAAGGCCCATGTGGAGGCCTTGAAGGGCAAACTCGCCAGCTCCACCGACGCCCGGGAGATCTGCGGGCCCTGCCACGGGCAGGGGGCGGGGAGCACGAACCACGCGGAGTCCGGGCAGTCCACGGGAGCCTGGCCCACCTCGGCCCGAGACGTGGTCAACATCCGGGCCAAGGCGGCAGGGCAGAGCTCCTGGGGCTCCGGCACCTACGGCGGAGCGCTCGTGGACGCCACGGGCACGACGCCCGGCAACGTCGCCATGGACGCCGCCAACAGCCGGTGCGTGGCGCTCGACTGCCACGGCCAGCCCGCGGCGGGAGAGAACCTGAACTGGTTTTCGCCCATCACCGATGGTGCCGGGGCTTCGGACGGCCTTGCGAAGAGCCAGGCCTGCAAGGGGTGCCATGACCAGACCCCCTCCCAGTGGCGCGTGTACGACGCGGGAGGGACGCTCGCATACACGGGCAACGCCTCCAACGCTGCCGCCAACTACTACCGCACCTTGAGCGGCTACTCCCGCGGCGGCCACGGGGATGCCGGCATCCAGAACGAGGATCCCTTCGTCAACTCGGCTCCGGGGTCGACCACCCCGATCGACTGCACGGCGTGCCACGCCGATGGCGCCGACCACTTCCCGTCGGCTTCGGGCAATCGGAACCGCCTGTCCGTCGTCACGATCGAGAACACGGGGGGCACGGGCCTGTGCAACGGGTGCCATCCCCGCACCACCTACCCGGACAACCACCACCCGAGCCTTCAGGGCACGACGCAGAACCCGAATCGCGATATCGTGGTGAACGCGGCGTCCCAGCCCGTTCGCCAAGCGCCCACCACGTGGTTCGAGAACCCCCCGGGCAGCGATCACTGGGAGCAGGACGGCTACAGCGCCTCGGGCGTGTCCGGCAACCCGGACTTCTTCGTGGACTGGTGGAACGGCTCCGGCACCCCACCCAGGCCCCAACCCCTGGCCGTGCTGCCGCTCATCCAGTTCGTGGGCGACCAGAGCGGGACGACCAACACCGTGATCTGCGTCACGTGCCACAATCCCCACGGGACGGACCTCTATGTCTTCGATCCGGGAGGCATCGGCGGCGCGATCCCCGACAACAACATGCTGCGGCTGCGCGACGAGGACAACACGTTGTGCAACGCCTGTCACAAGAACCTGCCATAGGGACAGGGGCGTGAAACCAACGTCGTTTCATCCCGGTACCCCGGTCCACCGTTAGGGACAGGGCCCGCACTGGTCCGTTAGAGGCACAGGGATCGCCATGCCGAGCTCGACCAGCCCCACCATTGCACGCCTTGCGGGAGCCTTCTGGCTAGGCGCTCTCGCCGCGGCGGTGTGCCTCTTCGCCGCGGGCTCGCCCGCGCGGGCCGCTACACACTACCCGCCCGGCTCCTTCTGCGTCGACTGCCACGCCGTGAGCCAGTCGAAGATGGTGGTGGGAACCCGGCTCATCAAGAAGTCCCAGAAGACCGTCGATCTCGGCATCACCGAGTCGTCCACGGCCATCCGGTGTCTCTTCTGCCACGAGAAGAACGCGGTCTCCGTCACGAACCGAACGAAGATGATGGGGGTGTGGGACCACTTCAACGCCACGTCGCTCTCGAAGCATTCCGCCAACGAGAGGTCTGGATTCGGAGGGGACGCCACGTCGTTCGACTGCCTGGACTGCCACACGGGGCTTAGCGCAGGGGTGGTCACCGATACTCAGGGAAACGCCACGGTCCACGGCGTGGACGCGAGCCAGACCAACAACCTCAAGTACTCCGGCCTGATCGGCACCCCGGCGAACGAGGCCGCGGTGGAGGCGGCCACGTGCCGGAATGCCGCCTGCCACGGAAGCGCCACCCCCGTGCCCTACGGAACCATCTACGCCGCCAGCCCGGCCCATTCCTATGCGGCCACGACGATCTACGGCCAGCCCACCGCCGGCTGCTTCTCGTGCCACGGCAAGCACAACAGCTACCAGAACACCTCCCTCATCGTCTTGCGGACCGACGGCACCACCTCCAACCAGCCCACCGACAACCCCACCACCCGGGTGAGCCCCGACCGGTGCGGCGCGTGCCACACCCAGGACGACGGAGGGGCCGCAAGCGACTGGATGCTGCGGGGCCACGGGATGGCCACCGGCTACGGGGGCGACAGCATCGCGCTCAACTGCCTCTCGTGCCACGAGAGTACGAAGGCCCATGACTGGACAGGCGCGGACAAGCGCTTCAGCCTCCCGGTGCCCTCCGGGCTCTCGGGCATGGGCACGGGAAAGTCCATGCTCAGCGTCTGCACCACGTGCCACGCCGGGTTCACCTCCCACATGGCCACGGCGGGCTGCCTCGACTGCCACGAGCCCCACGGCCAGGGAATGGGGTCGGGGGTGGACCACAACATCATGATGGTGCGCCGGCAGGTGCCGGTCGCCGCGCCCCAGGACACGACCATCTTCCAGGTCTCGGGCATCCACGACACGGTGCCCAACTACGACTTCTGGCGGGCGGCGGATACCTCTGGGGCCGGGGGCTCGACCCGGGGGGTGTGCGACAACCGCGACTGCCACTTCGGGGTGCAAAATGTGAGCGGCCACGAGGTGTGGCCCCTCACGACCTACTTCGGCACCTGGGGCGCCGAGCACGGCCAGAGTCTTGTGGGCAACCAGGCGGTCGGCAGCAACTGCCAGGGCTGCCACAAGCACAGTATCATCGACCCTGGGGCTGGGTTCGGGGGAGCGGGGGCTTGCGCCGACTGCCACGGATACCCCCCTACCGGGAGCGACCCCTTCGTGGACAACCCGGACGCGGTGGGCGTACACGAACTGCACGTGGCCATCTACGGCACCAGCAATTGCAACCTCTGCCACTTCGGAAACACCCACAACGAGTCAAACTGGCTCGGAAACACGGGTATTCCGAT
This window encodes:
- a CDS encoding CxxxxCH/CxxCH domain-containing protein, whose protein sequence is MKRAHVLLGLLAVGAALFLVPQAARAHNTRMVGFGLASAYQPGSCSFCHGQAVDGSPVGQYWPAAAPGSYPNRAADHPQHIAALSQARYQETTAVLVTDTAKGAAHDKQVALCLACHPDPGQPRAGTGESSHAVNADPAGIADVHGDGRTPSTASTFQTIRKQDDPSLAGVAQVVSGTYSNSTAASGKRCSTVDCHYRVPTPVTGASPDGWYNPAAVATCSNCHGSGTAGALLPNVHLAHVAAFPPANNRPPGKGYACTQCHPAHGTNMSHQNGSIDLSFASALGEPGPVQGFQTGSDLLVKFGGAGAYATCESFYCHGSDLNNGGTDQTPLWSDFTTGNCGTCHGVNGDPVALGRAPGKAVTSGSHPVHFTVPRGPVLLDDHASAGCYQCHNSVVAADHAAGCGDCHPSYFDGAATIMGGAIGPGASNPTPTHVDLKVDFGNTVQTTATQSVLGTTAPAGAPDATSTDRCNNCHSTASIPAVGVGTVLAKANWASAAYELPCLTCHNAADPATRNADGSGVLAPPKDTHYATRGHGLATGSRYPWSSNRSGAGAACSDCHATAAAHISGTLGDTDRLGTAGNALCNGCHDGSGSGSAVSQVSTHANTSTTMTSTYQPQRASFQLNCAECHDVHGSENIFMIAAPSLDGPLVAPRLYSGSENLSTLLYRGTVSFLDDSVGTSTTVGAGYANPTVGNGSFASWICQACHTQTVHFQYDSNDGHVNTDCILCHKHDFDGTFGTTSQDGFMPSGCNGCHGYPPVRPGEEGGNPDYLAENYPGGGGFHKAHVEALKGKLASSTDAREICGPCHGQGAGSTNHAESGQSTGAWPTSARDVVNIRAKAAGQSSWGSGTYGGALVDATGTTPGNVAMDAANSRCVALDCHGQPAAGENLNWFSPITDGAGASDGLAKSQACKGCHDQTPSQWRVYDAGGTLAYTGNASNAAANYYRTLSGYSRGGHGDAGIQNEDPFVNSAPGSTTPIDCTACHADGADHFPSASGNRNRLSVVTIENTGGTGLCNGCHPRTTYPDNHHPSLQGTTQNPNRDIVVNAASQPVRQAPTTWFENPPGSDHWEQDGYSASGVSGNPDFFVDWWNGSGTPPRPQPLAVLPLIQFVGDQSGTTNTVICVTCHNPHGTDLYVFDPGGIGGAIPDNNMLRLRDEDNTLCNACHKNLP